One part of the Arabidopsis thaliana chromosome 4, partial sequence genome encodes these proteins:
- a CDS encoding exopolysaccharide production negative regulator (unknown protein; Has 30201 Blast hits to 17322 proteins in 780 species: Archae - 12; Bacteria - 1396; Metazoa - 17338; Fungi - 3422; Plants - 5037; Viruses - 0; Other Eukaryotes - 2996 (source: NCBI BLink).) → MDSEETTSSVTTTKKQKRVFSSLALRFRTVIVFSIISFVVLSFLLGILVIFIGELWVYSSSSASASLHSRCKIVSSSVDLRSSKVCGIGLLNVKAQHVFYPFERDKFRCRYDYYWASVFKVEYKDNLMGQTRLAFSEAPNEALPPECRPNFGAALLTKDNFKVNETYDCWYTLGIPKIKLYRDSFFGCQADDLSFTDIAKQYSIVISKLLQSWLNGESTPKYWKYDVIAGIVSGFATSIITVFIIRILRHAKSWFPQACCSVKRQFSKVNILVQVKRACLLLVYFSVLGWMATQYLKILFPNA, encoded by the exons ATGGATTCCGAAGAAACGACGTCGTCGGTAACGACtacaaagaagcaaaagaggGTTTTCTCTTCGTTAGCTTTGCGATTCCGTACAGTGATAGTTTTCTCGATCATTAGCTTCGTCGTCTTGTCGTTTCTATTAGGAATCTTAGTGATTTTCATCGGTGAATTGTGggtttattcttcttcatctgcttctgcttctcttCATTCTCGCTGCAAAATTGTTTCCAGCT CTGTTGATCTTAGGTCTTCTAAAGTGTGTGGCATTGGACTATTGAACGTCAAAGCACAACATGTGTTTTACCCTTTTGAGAGAGATAAATTCAGATGTCGTTATGATTACTACTGGGCTTCTGTCTTCAAG GTAGAGTATAAAGATAACTTAATGGGTCAAACACGGTTAGCGTTTTCAGAAGCACCAAATGAAGCTCTTCCTCCTGAGTGCAGACCTAACTTTGGTGCTGCATTACTTACCAAAGATAACTTCAAG GTTAATGAGACTTACGATTGCTGGTACACATTAGGGATTCCAAAGATAAAGCTTTATCGGGATAGCTTTTTCGGTTGCCAAGCAGATGATCTTTCTTTCACTGACATTGCTAAGCAATACTCTATTGT AATCTCTAAACTTTTACAGTCATGGCTTAATGGAGAATCAACACCAAAGTACTGGAAATATGATGTGATCGCTGGCATTGTCTCTGGCTTCGCAACTTCCATAATCACAGTCTTCATCATAAGGATCTTAAGACATGCAAAATCTTGGTTCCCTCAAGCTTGTTGTTCAGTTAAGAGACAGTTTTCTAAGGTGAATATATTGGTACAAGTGAAACGTGCatgtttgcttcttgtttACTTCTCGGTTCTCGGATGGATGGCTACACAATACTTAAAAATTCTTTTTCCAAATGCTTAG
- a CDS encoding Replication factor-A protein 1-like protein — MMEVSLTAGAIGKIMNGEVTTEADMIPVLQVTDLKQIMAQQDPTRERFRMVLSDGTYLHQGMLGTDLNNLVKEGTLQPGSIVRLTRFVGDVIKGRRIVIVPQLEVLKQISDIIGHPVPGGKHNDQRGADSGIKFNTTEQQGSGIRQVNNIEPGRSNAAISPQVGGTGSSVPASTTPSTRAYSNPSSGNGVTRQDYARDPPTSYPHQPQPPPPMYANRGPVARNEAPPKIIPVNALSPYSGRWTIKARVTNKAALKQYSNPRGEGKVFNFDLLDADGGEIRVTCFNAVADQFYDQIVVGNLYLISRGSLRPAQKNFNHLRNDYEIMLDNASTIKQCYEEDAAIPRHQFHFRTIGDIESMENNCIVDVIGIVSSISPTVTITRKNGTATPKRSLQLKDMSGRSVEVTMWGDFCNAEGQRLQSLCDSGVFPVLAVKAGRISEFNGKTVSTIGSSQLFIDPDFVEAEKLKNWFEREGKSVPCISLSREFSGSGKVDVRKTISQIKDEKLGTSEKPDWITVSATILYLKFDNFCYTACPIMNGDRPCSKKVTDNGDGTWRCEKCDKSVDECDYRYILQLQIQDHTDLTCVTAFQEAGEEIMGISAKDLYYVKNEHKDEEKFEDIIRKVAFTKYNFKLKVKEETFSDEQRVKATVVKVDKLNYSADTRTMLGAMDKLRTRDANSLPINPEGSDYNADVVNTGIGSSGTRDPSSVQRRDFGLHAHQSGQSGNHYSGGGATTSCNVCGNSGHVSAKCPGATKPQEQGQYMGGSYRGTTGSYGGGLPRQHVGSY, encoded by the exons ATGATGGAGGTAAGTTTGACGGCGGGAGCAATCGGGAAGATAATGAATGGAGAAGTGACGACTGAAGCAGATATGATTCCGGTGTTGCAAGTGACGGATTTGAAGCAGATTATGGCTCAACAAGATCCAACAAGAGAGAGGTTTAGGATGGTGTTATCTGATGGGACATACTTGCATCAAGGAATGCTAGGAACTGATCTCAACAATCTTGTCAAAGAAGGGACTCTTCAACCCGGTTCTATTGTTAGACTTACTCGTTTCGTCGGTGATGTCATCAAGGGTCGAAG GATTGTTATTGTTCCGCAACTGGAGGTGTTAAAACAGATTTCTGATATTATCGGGCATCCTGTTCCAGGAGGAAAGCATAATGATCAACGTGGAGCAGATTCTGGTATTAAGTTTAATACAACTGAGCAACAAGGTAGTGGTATCCGTCAAGTAAACAATATCGAGCCAGGGAGAAGTAATGCAGCTATTTCACCTCAGGTTGGTGGTACTGGTTCTAGTGTtcctgcatcaacaacacctTCCACTCGGGCATACAGCAATCCGTCTTCAGGTAATGGAGTCACTAGGCAGGACTATGCTCGTGATCCTCCAACAAGTTATCCTCATCAGCctcaaccaccaccaccgatGTATGCAAACAGGGGACCAGTGGCTAGGAATGAAGCACCTCCTAAGATAATTCCAGTTAATGCTCTTAGTCCATATTCAGGTAGGTGGACCATCAAGGCCAGAGTCACGAATAAAGCAGCACTTAAGCAATACAGTAATCCCCGTGGGGAAGGGAAAGTGTTCAACTTTGATCTTCTTGATGCTGATGGCGGAGAAATACGTGTTACTTGTTTTAACGCTGTGGCTGATCAATTCTATGACCAGATTGTTGTTGGTAATCTTTATCTTATCTCGAGGGGAAGTTTGCGGCCTGCACAAAAGAACTTTAATCATCTTCGAAATGATTACGAGATCATGCTGGATAATGCATCAACTATAAAACAATGCTATGAAGAGGATGCTGCAATTCCGCGCCATCAGTTCCATTTCCGTACCATTGGGGATATTGAGAGCATGGAGAATAACTGCATCGTTGATGTAATTGGTATTGTGTCATCTATCAGTCCTACTGTAACAATAACGAGGAAAAACGGAACTGCAACACCGAAAAGATCACTTCAGTTGAAGGATATGTCAGGCCGAAGTGTTGAGGTAACTATGTGGGGTGACTTCTGCAATGCAGAAGGACAAAGGCTGCAAAGTCTTTGTGATTCTGGTGTGTTTCCGGTTCTTGCTGTTAAGGCGGGCAGGATTAGTGAATTTAATGGAAAGACAGTGAGCACCATTGGATCAAGTCAGCTGTTCATTGACCCAGATTTTGTTGAAGCTGAGAAACTGAAGAACTGGtttgagagagaaggaaagagtGTCCCTTGTATCTCCTTATCTCGGGAGTTTTCCGGCAGTGGCAAAGTAGATGTTCGTAAGACAATATCTCAAATTAAAGATGAGAAACTAGGAACCTCCGAAAAACCAGACTGGATCACAGTCAGTGCCACAATTTTATACTTGAAGTTTGATAACTTCTGCTACACAGCTTGTCCTATCATGAACGGTGATCGTCCATGCAGCAAAAAGGTAACAGACAATGGAGATGGGACATGGCGGTGCGAAAAGTGTGATAAAAGCGTTGATGAATGTGACTACAGGTATATACTGCAGCTTCAGATACAGGACCATACAGATCTTACTTGCGTCACAGCATTCCAGGAGGCTGGTGAAGAGATAATGGGCATATCTGCTAAAGATTTGTATTATGTGAAGAATGAACACAAGGATGAGGAAAAATTCGAAGATATCATCCGTAAGGTTGCTTTTACCAAGTACAACTTCAAGCTGAaggtaaaagaagaaacattcaGCGACGAACAGCGTGTGAAAGCAACAGTTGTGAAAGTGGACAAGCTAAACTATTCAGCAGATACCAGGACTATGTTAGGTGCTATGGATAAACTCAGGACCAGAGATGCAAATTCTCTTCCCATTAACCCAGAAGGATCCGATTACAATGCTGATGTGGTTAATACTGGTATAGGAAGCTCAGGAACCAGAGATCCCTCATCGGTCCAAAGAAGGGATTTCGGTTTACATGCGCATCAATCGGGTCAATCTGGGAATCACTatagtggtggtggtgctACTACTAGCTGCAATGTCTGTGGAAACAGTGGTCATGTTTCTGCAAAGTGTCCAGGCGCTACTAAGCCGCAAGAGCAAGGGCAGTACATGGGTGGCTCTTACAGAGGCACGACGGGGAGTTATGGAGGAGGACTACCGAGACAACATGTTGGAAGCTACTGA
- a CDS encoding Replication factor-A protein 1-like protein (Replication factor-A protein 1-related; FUNCTIONS IN: DNA binding, zinc ion binding, nucleic acid binding; INVOLVED IN: DNA replication; LOCATED IN: nucleus; EXPRESSED IN: sperm cell, flower; EXPRESSED DURING: petal differentiation and expansion stage; CONTAINS InterPro DOMAIN/s: Replication factor-a protein 1 Rpa1 (InterPro:IPR004591), Nucleic acid-binding, OB-fold (InterPro:IPR012340), Nucleic acid-binding, OB-fold-like (InterPro:IPR016027), Nucleic acid binding, OB-fold, tRNA/helicase-type (InterPro:IPR004365), Replication factor A, C-terminal (InterPro:IPR013955), Zinc finger, CCHC-type (InterPro:IPR001878), Replication factor-A protein 1, N-terminal (InterPro:IPR007199); BEST Arabidopsis thaliana protein match is: Replication factor-A protein 1-related (TAIR:AT5G45400.1); Has 30201 Blast hits to 17322 proteins in 780 species: Archae - 12; Bacteria - 1396; Metazoa - 17338; Fungi - 3422; Plants - 5037; Viruses - 0; Other Eukaryotes - 2996 (source: NCBI BLink).) produces MEVSLTAGAIGKIMNGEVTTEADMIPVLQVTDLKQIMAQQDPTRERFRMVLSDGTYLHQGMLGTDLNNLVKEGTLQPGSIVRLTRFVGDVIKGRRIVIVPQLEVLKQISDIIGHPVPGGKHNDQRGADSGIKFNTTEQQGSGIRQVNNIEPGRSNAAISPQVGGTGSSVPASTTPSTRAYSNPSSGNGVTRQDYARDPPTSYPHQPQPPPPMYANRGPVARNEAPPKIIPVNALSPYSGRWTIKARVTNKAALKQYSNPRGEGKVFNFDLLDADGGEIRVTCFNAVADQFYDQIVVGNLYLISRGSLRPAQKNFNHLRNDYEIMLDNASTIKQCYEEDAAIPRHQFHFRTIGDIESMENNCIVDVIGIVSSISPTVTITRKNGTATPKRSLQLKDMSGRSVEVTMWGDFCNAEGQRLQSLCDSGVFPVLAVKAGRISEFNGKTVSTIGSSQLFIDPDFVEAEKLKNWFEREGKSVPCISLSREFSGSGKVDVRKTISQIKDEKLGTSEKPDWITVSATILYLKFDNFCYTACPIMNGDRPCSKKVTDNGDGTWRCEKCDKSVDECDYRYILQLQIQDHTDLTCVTAFQEAGEEIMGISAKDLYYVKNEHKDEEKFEDIIRKVAFTKYNFKLKVKEETFSDEQRVKATVVKVDKLNYSADTRTMLGAMDKLRTRDANSLPINPEGSDYNADVVNTGIGSSGTRDPSSVQRRDFGLHAHQSGQSGNHYSGGGATTSCNVCGNSGHVSAKCPGATKPQEQGQYMGGSYRGTTGSYGGGLPRQHVGSY; encoded by the exons ATGGAGGTAAGTTTGACGGCGGGAGCAATCGGGAAGATAATGAATGGAGAAGTGACGACTGAAGCAGATATGATTCCGGTGTTGCAAGTGACGGATTTGAAGCAGATTATGGCTCAACAAGATCCAACAAGAGAGAGGTTTAGGATGGTGTTATCTGATGGGACATACTTGCATCAAGGAATGCTAGGAACTGATCTCAACAATCTTGTCAAAGAAGGGACTCTTCAACCCGGTTCTATTGTTAGACTTACTCGTTTCGTCGGTGATGTCATCAAGGGTCGAAG GATTGTTATTGTTCCGCAACTGGAGGTGTTAAAACAGATTTCTGATATTATCGGGCATCCTGTTCCAGGAGGAAAGCATAATGATCAACGTGGAGCAGATTCTGGTATTAAGTTTAATACAACTGAGCAACAAGGTAGTGGTATCCGTCAAGTAAACAATATCGAGCCAGGGAGAAGTAATGCAGCTATTTCACCTCAGGTTGGTGGTACTGGTTCTAGTGTtcctgcatcaacaacacctTCCACTCGGGCATACAGCAATCCGTCTTCAGGTAATGGAGTCACTAGGCAGGACTATGCTCGTGATCCTCCAACAAGTTATCCTCATCAGCctcaaccaccaccaccgatGTATGCAAACAGGGGACCAGTGGCTAGGAATGAAGCACCTCCTAAGATAATTCCAGTTAATGCTCTTAGTCCATATTCAGGTAGGTGGACCATCAAGGCCAGAGTCACGAATAAAGCAGCACTTAAGCAATACAGTAATCCCCGTGGGGAAGGGAAAGTGTTCAACTTTGATCTTCTTGATGCTGATGGCGGAGAAATACGTGTTACTTGTTTTAACGCTGTGGCTGATCAATTCTATGACCAGATTGTTGTTGGTAATCTTTATCTTATCTCGAGGGGAAGTTTGCGGCCTGCACAAAAGAACTTTAATCATCTTCGAAATGATTACGAGATCATGCTGGATAATGCATCAACTATAAAACAATGCTATGAAGAGGATGCTGCAATTCCGCGCCATCAGTTCCATTTCCGTACCATTGGGGATATTGAGAGCATGGAGAATAACTGCATCGTTGATGTAATTGGTATTGTGTCATCTATCAGTCCTACTGTAACAATAACGAGGAAAAACGGAACTGCAACACCGAAAAGATCACTTCAGTTGAAGGATATGTCAGGCCGAAGTGTTGAGGTAACTATGTGGGGTGACTTCTGCAATGCAGAAGGACAAAGGCTGCAAAGTCTTTGTGATTCTGGTGTGTTTCCGGTTCTTGCTGTTAAGGCGGGCAGGATTAGTGAATTTAATGGAAAGACAGTGAGCACCATTGGATCAAGTCAGCTGTTCATTGACCCAGATTTTGTTGAAGCTGAGAAACTGAAGAACTGGtttgagagagaaggaaagagtGTCCCTTGTATCTCCTTATCTCGGGAGTTTTCCGGCAGTGGCAAAGTAGATGTTCGTAAGACAATATCTCAAATTAAAGATGAGAAACTAGGAACCTCCGAAAAACCAGACTGGATCACAGTCAGTGCCACAATTTTATACTTGAAGTTTGATAACTTCTGCTACACAGCTTGTCCTATCATGAACGGTGATCGTCCATGCAGCAAAAAGGTAACAGACAATGGAGATGGGACATGGCGGTGCGAAAAGTGTGATAAAAGCGTTGATGAATGTGACTACAGGTATATACTGCAGCTTCAGATACAGGACCATACAGATCTTACTTGCGTCACAGCATTCCAGGAGGCTGGTGAAGAGATAATGGGCATATCTGCTAAAGATTTGTATTATGTGAAGAATGAACACAAGGATGAGGAAAAATTCGAAGATATCATCCGTAAGGTTGCTTTTACCAAGTACAACTTCAAGCTGAaggtaaaagaagaaacattcaGCGACGAACAGCGTGTGAAAGCAACAGTTGTGAAAGTGGACAAGCTAAACTATTCAGCAGATACCAGGACTATGTTAGGTGCTATGGATAAACTCAGGACCAGAGATGCAAATTCTCTTCCCATTAACCCAGAAGGATCCGATTACAATGCTGATGTGGTTAATACTGGTATAGGAAGCTCAGGAACCAGAGATCCCTCATCGGTCCAAAGAAGGGATTTCGGTTTACATGCGCATCAATCGGGTCAATCTGGGAATCACTatagtggtggtggtgctACTACTAGCTGCAATGTCTGTGGAAACAGTGGTCATGTTTCTGCAAAGTGTCCAGGCGCTACTAAGCCGCAAGAGCAAGGGCAGTACATGGGTGGCTCTTACAGAGGCACGACGGGGAGTTATGGAGGAGGACTACCGAGACAACATGTTGGAAGCTACTGA
- a CDS encoding Ankyrin repeat family protein (Ankyrin repeat family protein; INVOLVED IN: biological_process unknown; LOCATED IN: endomembrane system; EXPRESSED IN: 24 plant structures; EXPRESSED DURING: 14 growth stages; CONTAINS InterPro DOMAIN/s: Ankyrin repeat-containing domain (InterPro:IPR020683), Ankyrin repeat (InterPro:IPR002110); BEST Arabidopsis thaliana protein match is: Ankyrin repeat family protein (TAIR:AT3G09890.1); Has 30201 Blast hits to 17322 proteins in 780 species: Archae - 12; Bacteria - 1396; Metazoa - 17338; Fungi - 3422; Plants - 5037; Viruses - 0; Other Eukaryotes - 2996 (source: NCBI BLink).) encodes MIDLIYFTCSLQSFVVHFFVLNIMISWGNRLHLAAWAGHNEVVSYLCKNKADVGAAAGDDMGAIHFASQKGHLEVVRTLLSAGGSVKSITRKGLTPLHYAAQGSHFEIVKYLVKKGASVRATTKAGKSPADVAGNAETQNFLEECEEQARKAKVNNEKKTEIVKPESCSNEGDVKDLKRKDSEDGNEGEEEEASSKPKKPKVALSHLQDIDDTEADQEEE; translated from the coding sequence ATGATAGATCTGATCTACTTTACGTGTTCATTGCAGTCTtttgttgttcatttttttgtccttAACATCATGATCTCTTGGGGAAATAGACTACATTTAGCAGCATGGGCAGGGCACAACGAGGTAGTGAGCTACTTATGCAAGAACAAAGCTGATGTTGGTGCTGCAGCAGGAGATGACATGGGTGCGATTCACTTTGCTTCTCAAAAGGGGCATTTGGAAGTTGTGAGAACTTTATTATCTGCCGGTGGTTCTGTGAAGTCTATCACTCGCAAGGGACTCACTCCTCTTCACTACGCTGCTCAAGGTTCTCACTTTGAAATCGTCAAGTACTTGGTTAAGAAAGGAGCAAGCGTCAGAGCTACGACTAAGGCTGGGAAGAGTCCAGCTGATGTTGCGGGTAATGCAGAAACGCAAAATTTCCTTGAAGAATGTGAAGAGCAAGCAAGGAAAGCTAAGGTGAACAATGAGAAAAAGACGGAAATAGTGAAACCAGAGAGTTGTAGCAATGAAGGAGATGTCAAGGATCTGAAAAGAAAGGACTCTGAGGATGGAAACGAgggtgaggaagaagaagcttcttcgaAACCGAAAAAGCCAAAAGTTGCTCTTTCTCATCTTCAGGACATTGACGACACAGAAgctgatcaagaagaagagtaa
- a CDS encoding Ankyrin repeat family protein (Ankyrin repeat family protein; INVOLVED IN: biological_process unknown; EXPRESSED IN: 24 plant structures; EXPRESSED DURING: 14 growth stages; CONTAINS InterPro DOMAIN/s: Ankyrin repeat-containing domain (InterPro:IPR020683), Ankyrin repeat (InterPro:IPR002110); BEST Arabidopsis thaliana protein match is: Ankyrin repeat family protein (TAIR:AT2G03430.1); Has 81213 Blast hits to 28344 proteins in 1181 species: Archae - 93; Bacteria - 6443; Metazoa - 41453; Fungi - 7183; Plants - 4369; Viruses - 872; Other Eukaryotes - 20800 (source: NCBI BLink).), with protein MAGRSGGGRGGGGGGASADLHSAARSGDLAAVQSIISSNPLAVNSRDKHSRTPLHLAAWAGHNEVVSYLCKNKADVGAAAGDDMGAIHFASQKGHLEVVRTLLSAGGSVKSITRKGLTPLHYAAQGSHFEIVKYLVKKGASVRATTKAGKSPADVAGNAETQNFLEECEEQARKAKVNNEKKTEIVKPESCSNEGDVKDLKRKDSEDGNEGEEEEASSKPKKPKVALSHLQDIDDTEADQEEE; from the exons atggcaGGCAGAAGCGGCGgcggaagaggaggaggaggaggaggagcatcGGCTGATCTTCACTCCGCGGCAAGATCCGGTGATTTAGCAGCAGTTCAATCTATTATCAGCTCTAATCCTTTGGCTGTTAATTCTAGGGATAAGCATTCTCGGACTCC ACTACATTTAGCAGCATGGGCAGGGCACAACGAGGTAGTGAGCTACTTATGCAAGAACAAAGCTGATGTTGGTGCTGCAGCAGGAGATGACATGGGTGCGATTCACTTTGCTTCTCAAAAGGGGCATTTGGAAGTTGTGAGAACTTTATTATCTGCCGGTGGTTCTGTGAAGTCTATCACTCGCAAGGGACTCACTCCTCTTCACTACGCTGCTCAAGGTTCTCACTTTGAAATCGTCAAGTACTTGGTTAAGAAAGGAGCAAGCGTCAGAGCTACGACTAAGGCTGGGAAGAGTCCAGCTGATGTTGCGGGTAATGCAGAAACGCAAAATTTCCTTGAAGAATGTGAAGAGCAAGCAAGGAAAGCTAAGGTGAACAATGAGAAAAAGACGGAAATAGTGAAACCAGAGAGTTGTAGCAATGAAGGAGATGTCAAGGATCTGAAAAGAAAGGACTCTGAGGATGGAAACGAgggtgaggaagaagaagcttcttcgaAACCGAAAAAGCCAAAAGTTGCTCTTTCTCATCTTCAGGACATTGACGACACAGAAgctgatcaagaagaagagtaa